One Thalassophryne amazonica chromosome 10, fThaAma1.1, whole genome shotgun sequence genomic region harbors:
- the LOC117518333 gene encoding regulator of G-protein signaling 1-like isoform X2, protein MPSLTTEDLNTEQVIMDQEDRRRNKNIGKNFMCRLQCMFSHSSSSERLSLEDTQQWSQSLERLLESKYGLATFRTFLKSEYSDENIEFWLTCEDYKKIKSSFRMSSRAKKIYEQFIKTESPKEINIDYHTREQIKRNVKTATIHCFDDAQKIVYGLMERDSYPRFLRSDIYRTLLENLAGDATKG, encoded by the exons ATGCCCAGCCTAACCACCGAAGATCTCAACACGGAGCAAGTCATCATGGACCAGGAGGACAGGAGGAGAAACAAGAACAT TGGAAAGAACTTCATGTGCCGACTCCAGTGCATGTTCTCACACTCGTCGAGCTCTGAGAG GCTAAGTTTAGAAGATACCCAACAATGGTCACAGTCACTGGAAAGGCTCCTCGAGTCTAAAT ACGGACTGGCTACTTTTCGCACTTTTCTGAAATCCGAATACAGCGACGAGAACATTGAGTTTTGGCTGACGTGTGAGGACTACAAGAAGATCAAGTCGTCATTTCGAATGTCTTCCAGGGCCAAGAAGATTTATGAGCAGTTCATCAAAACAGAGTCTCCTAAAGAG ATCAACATTGACTACCACACGCGAGAGCAGATCAAGAGGAATGTAAAAACTGCCACCATACACTGTTTTGATGATGCTCAGAAGATTGTCTACGGCCTGATGGAAAGAGACTCGTACCCGCGGTTCCTCCGGTCGGACATTTATAGAACTCTGCTGGAAAACCTCGCCGGTGACGCTACAAAGGGATGA
- the LOC117518333 gene encoding regulator of G-protein signaling 13-like isoform X1, which produces MPSLTTEDLNTEQVIMDQEDRRRNKNIGKNFMCRLQCMFSHSSSSESRLSLEDTQQWSQSLERLLESKYGLATFRTFLKSEYSDENIEFWLTCEDYKKIKSSFRMSSRAKKIYEQFIKTESPKEINIDYHTREQIKRNVKTATIHCFDDAQKIVYGLMERDSYPRFLRSDIYRTLLENLAGDATKG; this is translated from the exons ATGCCCAGCCTAACCACCGAAGATCTCAACACGGAGCAAGTCATCATGGACCAGGAGGACAGGAGGAGAAACAAGAACAT TGGAAAGAACTTCATGTGCCGACTCCAGTGCATGTTCTCACACTCGTCGAGCTCTGAGAG CAGGCTAAGTTTAGAAGATACCCAACAATGGTCACAGTCACTGGAAAGGCTCCTCGAGTCTAAAT ACGGACTGGCTACTTTTCGCACTTTTCTGAAATCCGAATACAGCGACGAGAACATTGAGTTTTGGCTGACGTGTGAGGACTACAAGAAGATCAAGTCGTCATTTCGAATGTCTTCCAGGGCCAAGAAGATTTATGAGCAGTTCATCAAAACAGAGTCTCCTAAAGAG ATCAACATTGACTACCACACGCGAGAGCAGATCAAGAGGAATGTAAAAACTGCCACCATACACTGTTTTGATGATGCTCAGAAGATTGTCTACGGCCTGATGGAAAGAGACTCGTACCCGCGGTTCCTCCGGTCGGACATTTATAGAACTCTGCTGGAAAACCTCGCCGGTGACGCTACAAAGGGATGA